The nucleotide window GCCATCAGCTTCTGCCATGGTACCCACACTGGCAATCAGGATCGGGTCTTTGGCGCTGAGAATAATGACACTGCTGGCCAGCTTTTTCTGCGCCATTGAACGGATGAGCTCAACCCCATCCATAATGGGCATTTCAAGATCAACCAGAACGACATCGACCCCGCGGGATTCCAGTACATTTAACGCATCCACACCATTAGCGGCATCGTGCAGATCTTTCACGCCCAATTCACTACAGAGCCCTTTTGCGTATTGGCGCTGGGTAAGGCTGTCATCTGTCACCAGTACGCTCAGTTCGGAAATTACCGACTTCATGCCTTGCCCCCCAGTACGGCAGGAATTTGGGATAACGGCATTACCTCTTTGGCAGCCCCCAGATTAATCGCCTCTTTAGGCATACCAAACACAATGCAGGACTGTTCATCCTGTGCAATGGTTCTGCATCCCACTTGCCGCATTTCCAAAAGGCCGCGGGCACCATCATCGCCCATGCCGGTCATGATGATCCCCATTGCATTGCGTCCGGCAGCGCGGGCAGCAGAGCGGAATAGCACATCAACCGATGGGCAGTGGCGATTGACGCTCGGGCCGCGGAACACCTTGGCAATGTATTGCGCCCCCGAGCGCTGAACCTCAAGGTGATGCCCACCCGGTGCAATCAGCACCCGGCCTGGAATCAAGCGATCCCCACTCTCTGCTTCTTTCACATCCACCTCGCATAAACCATCAAGACGTTTGGCAAACGCGGCGGTAAATTTCTCTGGCATGTGTTGCACAACGGCGATACCAGGGCAGGTGCGTGGAATTTTGCTGAGAATTTCCTCCAATGCTTGGGTGCCGCCCGTAGAGGTACCAATCACGATAATGCTATCGGTAGTCGCTGTCATGCTGACCAGATCGGCCACGGCCGGCATTACCGGTGCTGCTTTTTTGATATCAGCACCCATACTTGCCCGGCGTGACACATGGGCACCGGCGGCACCGCGCACGGTTTGCCAAAGCAAATGTTTTGCCTCCAACAAAAAATCTTTCACGCCCAATTGCGGTTTTGTGATCACATCAATGGCACCGGCGGATAGCGCCTGCAAAGTCAGCTCCGCGCCTTTTTCAGCCAGGGACGAACAAATAATCACGGGCGTCGGCTTTTCGTGCATCAGATGGCGTAAAAATGTCAGGCCATCCATACGCGGCATTTCAATGTCCAGCAAAATGACATCCGGCCATTTTTTCTGCATTTGCTGTTGCGCAAAAATAGGATCGGATGCCGTGGCGTAGACATTAATGTCAGGCGCTTCATTCAGTACACCACTGAGAACCTGGCGTACAACGGCTGAATCATCCACTACCAGAACATCAATTGTCATAATTGCTCAAATTTCCCAAAAAAATACCCGATCCGTTATCAAGAATACCCGCGCGACTATTTCTATCAAAAACAACACCGCGCGAATCTGTAATTTAACAAGTATTGTTCATCAGCCCCGTATTTCAATCTTCAAGCTGGATTCATTGCATAATGTTTTAATTGAATCTCCCCCGTCGATATAACCAACATCAAGGAGCGGGAAATGGTTCCGCCAACATCCACATGGATTGGTTGAAGTTTTTCACGCATCAACCACTGGCGCGCATAGGCAATATTGTCAAAGCCAATTGAGGTGGGCGTTTTGTAGGGAAACATATCGCCGCCGCCAAAAATCCCCAGTTGGAATTCATTCATATTTCCATAGGCCTGCATCGATTTTTTCATTTGCTCCAATGCATGTACGGCATAGCGGCAATCTGCTGATGACAACGATTTTGCCCGTATATCTGCTCTTGAAGGAGGTTCATTGGTCAGGAGATAGTGACACATGCCACCGATTTTCAACGTGGGGTGCCACGCCGTCAGCGCGACGCAGGAACCTAACACGGTATGCAACCGCTCATACTCCACACCGAAATACCACTCTCCCGGATGTATGCTGTGGAGTGGCTTCACGATGGGTACAACTGCCATAACAACTACCGCCCTGATAACTGGTAAATGGCGGGTTTGAGTGGAATAAAGCGCGAGCTAATACCATGCAAACTTTCCGAGTGACCAACAAACAAGATACCGCCCGGTTTTAATTTATCGGCGATCCGCTCCAGTATTTTTGCTTTGTTGTCGTTTTCAAAATAAATCAACACATTGCGCAAAAAAATCAAATCAAACTTGCCGATATCCGGAAAGGTTTCATGCAAGTTCAAGGTAAAAAACTGTACCGACTCACGCAATTCTGCCACTACCCGGACATTGCCCTGCTGTGGCCCTACCCCCTTGCGGCAGTAACGGCGCAAATAATCGTGCGGGATATTTTTCACGCGCATCTCCGGATAAATCCCGATCTTGGCCTGCTCAACTACCGAGCGGTTTACATCGGAACACAACAATTCCCAATCACACTGGCAGCGATCTTTTAACACCATCGCAATACTGTAGGGTTCCTCTCCTGTTGATGATGCAGCACTCCACACACGAAAGTTTGACCCAGGGCGATACTTGGGAAGAATAATCTCCTGCAAGTAATCAAAATGTTTTTGCTCACGAAAAAAATAGGTCTCATTCGTGGTAATTAATTCCAGCGCTGTATTTAATTCACCCTTGCCTTGGGGGCTTAAAATAAAACGATAGTAATCACTAAACCCTTTGACCTGGCACGCCTGCAACCGCTTCCATAAACGATTGCTCAACAGCGCTTTTTTTTGCGTAGGTAAAAAAATACCCAATTTTTCCTGAATCAATTCTTGAAACAGCTGAAACTCTTTATCGGTAGGGATAGGTGTTGCGCTTTCCATTTCCATAATCTTGCTCGTCAGTGAACGGCTATAGAATTAATATATTTTTAGGAGTAGCGAACAAAGTCTTTATCGAGATCATCATCATTAATGATTTTTTTCTGCGGTTTATTACGCGAAGGAGTAGTTGCAGAGGGTGAAAAGTTTCCACTGCTTTTTTGTGAAGCGCGCGGCACTATCACTCTGGCATCCGATTTGGCCAACACAAAATAACTCACTGCATCTTGTAAGCGCATAGCCTGCGAACTAAGTTCTTCAGAGGTGGAGCTCAACTCTTCAGCTGCGGCAGCATTTTGTTGCATGGTTTGGCTCACCTGGCCGATGGCTGCATTAATTTGGTTAACGCCCGCGGTTTGTTCAGTAGATGCCGCCGAAATTTCTTGTACCAAATCGGCTGTTTTACGAATGGAGGGCACCATTTCCTGCAGCAATTTTCCTGCGTTATCCGCTTTGCTGACTGTTTCACCTGCGAGCGATCCAATTTCCTGTGCGGCAACCTGACTGCGCTCAGCCAGTTTGCGCACTTCCGAGGCCACCACCGCAAAGCCACGACCATGCTCACCGGCGCGCCCTGCTTCAATTGCGGCATTCAGTGCAAGTAAATTGGTTTGGTAAGCGATATCGTCAATCACACCAATACGGTCTGCAATTTTTTGCATCGCCTCTACAGTGCTGGCCACAGCATTCCCACCGGTCATGGCATCGGCAGCCGCTTTCTGGGCCATGCCATCAGTAATGCTGGCATTTTCATTATTTTGCATAATCGATGCAGACATCTCTTCCATTGATGCCGATGTTTCTTCCACGCTCGCTGCTTGTACTGAAGCACCTTTAGCCAGTGATTGCGCTGTTGCATTCACTTCTTCTGACGCTGATGCCAATGCATCTGCCGAGCTACGCACTTCGCCTAATACTTGCGACAGGGTATTCGACATTTCGCGAATGGCCGCCAACATACTCGTGGTATCACCCTGTTTAACAGCCACCTCCTGGGTTAAATCACCTGCGGCTATTTTGGCAACCACTGCTGCTGCATAATCCGGCTCGCCACCTAATTGACGTAACAGATTGCGCGTAATAAAAAAGCCGATAACTGCAATCGCGATCAGCGTAATGGCCGAGATAACAATAGAGTAAAGCGTTGCCTGGGCTTTACTCGCTAACGCGGTATTTTTTGCGCCTTCAGCGATATCCATGTTGTAAGCAGATTGATTATCTATAGCCGTAGATACCGCCATTGCATCGGGTGTTGCCTTCTCCAACAATTCCCGAGCCAAATCGAACTGATCATTCTCCGATGCAACAATAATGGCTGGGATATGGGTTAAATAACGATTAAAGGCATCAACACTTTCTTTAAGCAGCGCGCGGTCTTTATCATCGGCAATCATGGTTTCATATTCTTTGAGACCCGCTTTTACTTCAGTAATAGCCTCATTCATGCTTGCTTCAATTTTTTTTGATTGCGAATTATCGGTATTGAGAATGTGACGATTCAAACGAATACGAGTGCGGTATACGTTATTTTGCATCAGCCCCAGCAAATGCATACTGGGAACAACATTTTCATTCGTGTAATTTGT belongs to Cellvibrio sp. pealriver and includes:
- a CDS encoding methyl-accepting chemotaxis protein; translation: MTVAKKMVLLVATALLGIIVLAGAAQIQINKVFEETNYTNENVVPSMHLLGLMQNNVYRTRIRLNRHILNTDNSQSKKIEASMNEAITEVKAGLKEYETMIADDKDRALLKESVDAFNRYLTHIPAIIVASENDQFDLARELLEKATPDAMAVSTAIDNQSAYNMDIAEGAKNTALASKAQATLYSIVISAITLIAIAVIGFFITRNLLRQLGGEPDYAAAVVAKIAAGDLTQEVAVKQGDTTSMLAAIREMSNTLSQVLGEVRSSADALASASEEVNATAQSLAKGASVQAASVEETSASMEEMSASIMQNNENASITDGMAQKAAADAMTGGNAVASTVEAMQKIADRIGVIDDIAYQTNLLALNAAIEAGRAGEHGRGFAVVASEVRKLAERSQVAAQEIGSLAGETVSKADNAGKLLQEMVPSIRKTADLVQEISAASTEQTAGVNQINAAIGQVSQTMQQNAAAAEELSSTSEELSSQAMRLQDAVSYFVLAKSDARVIVPRASQKSSGNFSPSATTPSRNKPQKKIINDDDLDKDFVRYS
- a CDS encoding chemotaxis response regulator protein-glutamate methylesterase, translating into MTIDVLVVDDSAVVRQVLSGVLNEAPDINVYATASDPIFAQQQMQKKWPDVILLDIEMPRMDGLTFLRHLMHEKPTPVIICSSLAEKGAELTLQALSAGAIDVITKPQLGVKDFLLEAKHLLWQTVRGAAGAHVSRRASMGADIKKAAPVMPAVADLVSMTATTDSIIVIGTSTGGTQALEEILSKIPRTCPGIAVVQHMPEKFTAAFAKRLDGLCEVDVKEAESGDRLIPGRVLIAPGGHHLEVQRSGAQYIAKVFRGPSVNRHCPSVDVLFRSAARAAGRNAMGIIMTGMGDDGARGLLEMRQVGCRTIAQDEQSCIVFGMPKEAINLGAAKEVMPLSQIPAVLGGKA
- a CDS encoding chemotaxis protein CheD; this translates as MAVVPIVKPLHSIHPGEWYFGVEYERLHTVLGSCVALTAWHPTLKIGGMCHYLLTNEPPSRADIRAKSLSSADCRYAVHALEQMKKSMQAYGNMNEFQLGIFGGGDMFPYKTPTSIGFDNIAYARQWLMREKLQPIHVDVGGTISRSLMLVISTGEIQLKHYAMNPA
- a CDS encoding protein-glutamate O-methyltransferase CheR, producing MEMESATPIPTDKEFQLFQELIQEKLGIFLPTQKKALLSNRLWKRLQACQVKGFSDYYRFILSPQGKGELNTALELITTNETYFFREQKHFDYLQEIILPKYRPGSNFRVWSAASSTGEEPYSIAMVLKDRCQCDWELLCSDVNRSVVEQAKIGIYPEMRVKNIPHDYLRRYCRKGVGPQQGNVRVVAELRESVQFFTLNLHETFPDIGKFDLIFLRNVLIYFENDNKAKILERIADKLKPGGILFVGHSESLHGISSRFIPLKPAIYQLSGR